The genomic stretch GATTATACTATGAGACTTATGTTACCTATAAATGATTTTCTTTCTGATCTTATACAGAAAAATCTAGGTTTCAAATCTACTAGATTATTTAATCCGTTGGCAATAGTAATAAATGAAGTCACAGCCTCTTATCAAATTAATTTTGAAAATATAAGAAAATACTTTAGAGATACTCTAATTATCACTATTCCGTTTGATAAGAAAATTCTCTTAAATCCGTTTAACGTTGATATAAAAGAATTAGATCCATTAGTAGAATATTTAAGTACTCTAATCTAATCAATATCGTGATTAGGGAGTTAATTAGAAAATTTGGGATAGTAATTTTCTCACTAGGTGTCATACTCTCCCTTTTTTCCATCTATGATCTCTTACTTTTACCGTTTTCCTTTCTCTTCAGCATTGTGGGATACTTAGCTCTCCTTTTAATCTATCGTGACTATAAAAAGGCTTTAGTTGAGGCATTTAAAGTCCCTTTAATTATTATCTTAATCTTCATAGCCGTTTATATTTCAATCCATAAATTTCATTATTTTTATGAAATTGATGCTGGAATTCTGGGAACAATTGTATATCTCATATTCAGATTAAGATGGAGTATTTGTAAAGAGACTAATTGCAAAATCATAATAAAATCTACCAAAAGGTCTCGGGATTACCTAGAATGCAAAAACTTGGTGAGATTTGCTGAATGCTTTGCCAAGGCTGATGAAGAATTTCTTTTCGTGCAAACAATTAGTAAAATGAAAAAGAGTGAACTTGAAAAGATAAGTAATGCAGATTTACCAGCTAAATACTATTATTTGCTTTCTCAGTTTTACCTAGATAAAAGAGCAGAATTATTAATGAGAGCATGTAAAGATGGCTATAGACAAGCTTGCAGTGAATGGAAACCAACAATGTGGAGAGGTCAAGAAATTAATGGCTATAAGATTGTGGATTTTATTTCTGAAGGTGGTTTAAGTTATGTTCTAAAAGGGGAAAAGAAAGGAGTTTTCTACGCTATAAAAATTCCTAAAATAAATCCTACTAGTTTTACTACAAAAAATATTAAAGAAATGTTATTAGATATAAAAAATGAAGAAAGTGTTCTTGTCCAAATTTCTGAGAAATCAGACAATATAGTTAGAATTTACGCTGTACACTTTGATGAACCAGATATTTACGCTATACTTAGGGGGGATATTTTAACGTATATAAAGAATCCTCCACATATAGTCCTCGAATATATGTCTGGTGGGTCTGCAAACGACTACGATTTTACTAACCCTAGGTGGAGAAAAGTAGTATACTTAATAATTGCTAAAATTGCATCTGCATTAGAGGTAATTCATAATAACGGGTATGTGCATTCTGATGTTAAACCTCATAATATCCTTTTCACGTCTACATTACCTAAAAAGTCTGAAGAAGCTTTAAAAGGACTACTTAATGGAAGGATAAAGGTAAAACTAAGTGATTTAGGAAGCGCTGTAAAGGTGGGAGAAAAAGCGTTTCAATTAACTCCAGAATATGCATCAATAGAGCATGTAAAATCAACGGTTTTAGGTGGTATTTCACCATCCGATGATATTTATTCGCTAGGTGCAACAACATTTAAATTACTAACTGGTAAAGTATTAAATTCTCCTCAAATGTTACAAGTATATAATGATTTCTTTTCCACGTTAAATGTTTCTTTATTAGATTCAAAACTTTATACAACGAGAGATTTTACACCACTAAGAAACGTTGAACCAGATGTGGCTAACTTTATCATTTACATGACATCACCTGGAAAAAGACCTAATGTGTCAGAAGTA from Sulfolobus sp. S-194 encodes the following:
- a CDS encoding protein kinase, translated to MIRELIRKFGIVIFSLGVILSLFSIYDLLLLPFSFLFSIVGYLALLLIYRDYKKALVEAFKVPLIIILIFIAVYISIHKFHYFYEIDAGILGTIVYLIFRLRWSICKETNCKIIIKSTKRSRDYLECKNLVRFAECFAKADEEFLFVQTISKMKKSELEKISNADLPAKYYYLLSQFYLDKRAELLMRACKDGYRQACSEWKPTMWRGQEINGYKIVDFISEGGLSYVLKGEKKGVFYAIKIPKINPTSFTTKNIKEMLLDIKNEESVLVQISEKSDNIVRIYAVHFDEPDIYAILRGDILTYIKNPPHIVLEYMSGGSANDYDFTNPRWRKVVYLIIAKIASALEVIHNNGYVHSDVKPHNILFTSTLPKKSEEALKGLLNGRIKVKLSDLGSAVKVGEKAFQLTPEYASIEHVKSTVLGGISPSDDIYSLGATTFKLLTGKVLNSPQMLQVYNDFFSTLNVSLLDSKLYTTRDFTPLRNVEPDVANFIIYMTSPGKRPNVSEVFRFFYSKVF